From the Lolium rigidum isolate FL_2022 chromosome 2, APGP_CSIRO_Lrig_0.1, whole genome shotgun sequence genome, one window contains:
- the LOC124690671 gene encoding putative F-box/FBD/LRR-repeat protein At5g44950 produces MYHAHQGPRCRCSHGPRCAGAPPEGSLAAAALNSRVRPFPMDAASEAQQRECGVVTEGLDAHIVTLLSCVHSVLPSPPVVSYHAALLPPPEDGVDRISDLPDKILGDIVSRLPVKDGARTAALSCRWRGVWRYAPLVLIDSDLLTVGGDSGLQDARADARRVAYAVSDILDAHPGPFRCVHLVCSGLEEYPDLLARWLHLLAVKGVGELVLANRPWPLDTPLPPTVFGMATLTRLYLGVFQFPDTTAIRCAVAFPRLRELGLCFVAMLRREDMEFLLSRSPVLEILCIQANVFVKHLDLVSRSLRCVQIIEGIDLNIAVKNAPHLQRLIIWSSTVRDDLPRLVKIGHAPSLSILGYLEPERHTLQVGNTIIKAGTRASPNTTVPSVKILGLRVYFSIRNNAKMLPSFLRCFPNVETLHLESRETYQPTGRLSNKFWQEVGAIECVQSHIKLMVFYGFRGERGELSFLKFFLESARMLTKLVIVFNKGSFASVAEANSKVKPLFSTKWASRECSLLLLESALPAGEDKWLLNFKTGSDFSTKDPFTCAVALGGCSF; encoded by the exons ATGTACCACGCGCACCAAGGACCTCGGTGTAGGTGCTCGCACGGACCCCGGTGTGCCGGAGCGCCGCCCGAGGGAAGCCTTGCGGCGGCGGCCCTGAACAGCCGCGTGCGGCCCTTCCCCATGGACGCGGCGTCGGAGGCCCAGCAGCGGGAGTGCGGCGTAGTCACAGAAGGACTAGATGCGCACATCGTCACCCTGCTCTCCTGCGTCCACTCCGTCCTCCCCTCTCCGCCCGTCGTCTCCTACCACGCCGCCCTTCTCCCCCCACCCGAGGACGGCGTCGACCGCATCAGCGACCTCCCCGACAAGATCCTCGGCGACATCGTCTCCCGCCTCCCCGTGAAGGACGGCGCGCGCACCGCCGCGCTCTCCTGCCGCTGGCGCGGCGTCTGGCGCTACGCCCCTCTCGTCCTCATCGACTCCGACCTCCTCACCGTCGGAGGCGACTCGGGCCTGCAGGACGCGCGCGCTGACGCGCGGCGGGTCGCCTACGCCGTCTCCGACATCCTGGACGCTCACCCGGGCCCCTTCCGCTGCGTCCACCTCGTCTGCAGCGGCCTGGAGGAGTACCCGGACCTGCTCGCGCGGTGGCTCCATCTCCTCGCCGTGAAGGGCGTCGGGGAGCTCGTGCTGGCCAACCGCCCGTGGCCGCTCGACACGCCCCTCCCGCCCACCGTGTTCGGCATGGCAACCCTCACCCGCCTGTACCTTGGCGTCTTCCAGTTCCCTGACACGACCGCCATCCGGTGCGCTGTGGCattcccgcgcctccgcgagctgggGCTCTGCTTCGTGGCCATGCTGAGGCGGGAGGACATGGAGTTCCTCCTTTCCAGGAGCCCTGTGCTGGAGATCCTATGCATCCAAGCGAACGTTTTTGTCAAGCACCTAGATCTCGTCAGCCGCAGCCTCCGGTGCGTGCAGATCATCGAAGGCATTGATCTCAACATCGCAGTCAAGAATGCACCACACCTCCAGAGGCTCATCATCTGGTCATCAACAGTCCGAGATGACTTGCCCAGGTTGGTCAAGATTGGGCATGCCCCCTCTCTAAGCATACTTGGCTATTTGGAACCGGAGCGGCACACGCTACAGGTCGGCAACACCATCATCAAG GCTGGGACAAGGGCGAGTCCGAACACCACGGTCCCAAGCGTCAAGATCCTCGGCTTAAGAGTCTACTTTTCCATCCGCAACAATGCTAAGATGTTGCCCAGCTTCCTCAGATGCTTTCCCAATGTCGAGACACTTCATCTTGAG TCCAGGGAGACCTATCAGCCCACTGGCAGGCTGAGCAACAAGTTCTGGCAGGAGGTCGGTGCTATCGAATGTGTGCAGTCACACATTAAGCTGATGGTCTTTTATGGCTTCCGTGGGGAGCGGGGCGAGCTCTCCTTCCTCAAGTTCTTCCTGGAGAGTGCAAGGATGCTGACAAAGCTTGTGATTGTGTTCAACAAGGGAAGTTTCGCTTCAGTTGCCGAGGCAAACTCCAAAGTGAAACCTCTGTTTTCTACAAAATGGGCCAGCCGAGAGTGTTCGCTGTTACTCTTGGAGAGTGCACTTCCAGCAGGTGAAGACAAGTGGTTGTTGAACTTCAAAACAGGATCTGATTTCTCTACAAAGGACCCGTTCACGTGTGCTGTTGCTCTTGGCGGGTGCAGTTTTTAA
- the LOC124690670 gene encoding F-box/FBD/LRR-repeat protein At1g51370-like, with amino-acid sequence MDAATEAQLRGVGVVTRGLDAKIVTLLSRVHSVLPSPPAVSGHAALSASLLTPPLDGGDRISDLPDKILRDIVSRLPVKDGARTAALSCRWRGVWRSTPLVLIDSDLLPVGSGSGLQVACADAAHRVASAVSCILHAHPGPFRCVHLIGSYLGQYPEVLAFWLQLLASKGVQDLALVNRPWPLDMPLPRTLFDMAALTRLYLGVFKFPDTTGLRCAVAFPYLRELGLCWVAMLRREDMDFILARSPVLEILCIQGNMLVNHLDLVSRSLRCVQIIEGIDLNIAVKYAPHLERLIIWSSLIQDDLPRLVKIGHAPALSVIGYLEPERHTLEIRNTVIKAGTRASPSTMVPSVKILGLRVYFAIRDNAKMLPSFLRCFPNVETLHLESKETYQPTGKLSYKFWQEVGPIKCVQSHIKLMIFYGFRGERGELSFLKYFLESAPMLAKLVIIYNKRSFTSLTEVNSKVQPLFAAKWASQDCSLLLLESAFQEGEDKWLLNFKTGSDFSTRDPFACAAALGGCHF; translated from the exons ATGGACGCAGCGACGGAGGCCCAGCTGCGGGGAGTTGGCGTGGTCACCAGAGGACTGGATGCTAAAATCGTCACCCTGCTCTCCCGCGTCCACTCCGTCCTCCCCTCTCCGCCCGCCGTCTCCGGCCACGCAGCCCTCTCTGCATCCCTTCTCACCCCACCTTTGGACGGCGGCGACCGCATCAGCGACCTCCCCGACAAGATCCTCCGCGACATCGTCTCCCGCCTCCCCGTCAAGGACGGCGCGCGCACCGCCGCGCTGTCCTGCCGCTGGCGCGGCGTCTGGCGCTCCACCCCGCTCGTCCTCATCGACTCCGACCTCCTCCCCGTCGGAAGCGGCTCGGGCCTGCAGGTTGCGTGCGCTGATGCAGCGCACCGGGTCGCGTCCGCCGTCTCCTGCATCCTCCACGCCCATCCGGGCCCCTTCCGCTGCGTCCACCTCATCGGCAGCTACCTGGGGCAGTACCCCGAGGTGCTCGCGTTCTGGCTGCAGCTCCTCGCCTCCAAGGGCGTCCAGGACCTCGCCCTCGTCAACCGCCCGTGGCCGCTCGACATGCCCCTCCCGCGCACCCTGTTCGACATGGCAGCCCTCACCCGCCTGTATCTCGGCGTCTTTAAGTTCCCTGACACGACCGGCCTCCGGTGCGCCGTGGCATTCCCCtacctccgcgagctcggcctttGCTGGGTGGCCATGCTGAGGCGGGAGGATATGGATTTCATCCTTGCCAGGAGCCCTGTGCTGGAGATCCTCTGCATCCAGGGGAACATGCTTGTGAACCACCTAGATCTTGTCAGTCGCAGCCTCCGGTGTGTGCAGATCATCGAAGGCATTGATCTCAACATCGCAGTCAAGTACGCCCCACATCTCGAGCGGCTCATTATCTGGTCATCCTTGATCCAAGATGACTTGCCCAGGTTGGTCAAGATTGGCCATGCCCCTGCGCTAAGCGTAATTGGCTATTTGGAACCGGAGAGGCACACACTAGAGATCCGCAACACTGTCATCAAG GCTGGGACAAGGGCTAGTCCAAGCACCATGGTCCCAAGCGTCAAGATCCTCGGCTTAAGAGTCTACTTTGCCATCCGCGACAATGCTAAGATGCTGCCCAGCTTCCTCAGATGCTTCCCCAATGTTGAGACGCTTCATCTTGAG TCCAAGGAGACTTATCAGCCCACTGGCAAGCTGAGCTACAAGTTCTGGCAGGAGGTTGGTCCCATCAAATGTGTGCAGTCACATATTAAGCTGATGATCTTCTATGGCTTCCGAGGGGAGCGGGGCGAGCTTTCCTTCCTCAAGTACTTCCTGGAGAGCGCACCGATGCTGGCAAAGCTGGTTATTATCTATAACAAGCGAAGTTTTACTTCATTGACTGAGGTGAACTCCAAAGTGCAACCTCTGTTTGCTGCAAAATGGGCCAGCCAAGACTGTTCGCTGTTGCTCTTGGAGAGTGCATTTCAAGAAGGTGAAGACAAGTGGTTGCTGAACTTCAAAACAGGATCTGATTTCTCTACAAGGGACCCGTTTGCGTGCGCTGCTGCTCTTGGTGGGTGCCATTTTTAA